A region of Selenomonadales bacterium 4137-cl DNA encodes the following proteins:
- the groL gene encoding chaperonin GroEL (60 kDa chaperone family; promotes refolding of misfolded polypeptides especially under stressful conditions; forms two stacked rings of heptamers to form a barrel-shaped 14mer; ends can be capped by GroES; misfolded proteins enter the barrel where they are refolded when GroES binds): protein MAKQIVFDEEARRALEKGVNALANTVKVTLGPKGRNVVLDKKFGAPTITNDGVTIAREIELEDPFENMGAQLVKEVATKTNDVAGDGTTTATLLAQAMIREGMRNVAAGANPMILKKGIEKAVAAVVEEIKKSAKKVETKDAIAQVASISAADEEIGKLIAEAMEKVGKDGVITVEESKTTGTDLEVVEGMQFDRGYISPYMITDTDKMEAVLNDPYILITDRKIGAIADLLPVLEKVVQQGKELLIIAEDVEGEALATLVVNKLRGTFRAVAVKAPGFGDRRKAMLEDIATLTGGTVITEELGRKLDSVQVADLGRARQVRVAKEETTVVDGAGAADAIKARVAQIKAQIEESTSDFDKEKLQERLAKLAGGVAVIRVGAATEVELKEKKHRIEDALNATRAAVEEGIVPGGGTAFIDVLPVFDKLSGSGDEMTGVAIVKRAVEEPVRQIANNAGHEGSVVVENVKKAGQGKGFNALTEQYVDMIAAGIVDPAKVTRSALQNAASIAAMVLTTESLVADKPEKEPPMPPGGMGGMGGMGGMM from the coding sequence ATGGCGAAGCAAATTGTATTTGACGAAGAAGCCCGCCGCGCTCTTGAAAAGGGCGTCAACGCGCTGGCCAACACCGTTAAAGTGACCCTTGGCCCCAAAGGCCGCAACGTAGTGCTTGACAAGAAATTCGGCGCCCCGACCATCACCAATGACGGCGTCACCATCGCCCGCGAAATCGAACTTGAAGACCCGTTCGAAAACATGGGCGCCCAGCTCGTCAAAGAAGTCGCCACCAAGACCAACGACGTCGCCGGCGACGGCACCACCACCGCCACCCTGCTGGCCCAGGCCATGATCCGCGAAGGCATGCGCAACGTCGCCGCCGGCGCCAACCCGATGATCCTCAAGAAAGGCATCGAAAAAGCCGTCGCCGCCGTTGTCGAGGAAATCAAGAAGAGCGCCAAGAAAGTCGAGACCAAGGACGCCATCGCCCAGGTCGCTTCCATCTCGGCCGCTGACGAAGAAATCGGCAAACTGATCGCCGAAGCCATGGAAAAGGTCGGCAAAGACGGCGTCATCACCGTCGAGGAATCCAAAACCACCGGCACCGACCTCGAAGTCGTCGAAGGCATGCAGTTCGACCGCGGCTACATCTCGCCCTACATGATCACCGATACCGACAAAATGGAAGCCGTACTGAACGACCCCTACATCCTCATCACCGACCGCAAGATCGGCGCCATCGCCGACCTGCTGCCCGTCCTCGAAAAAGTCGTTCAGCAGGGCAAGGAACTGCTCATCATCGCTGAAGACGTCGAAGGCGAAGCCCTCGCCACCCTCGTCGTCAACAAACTGCGCGGCACCTTCCGGGCCGTCGCCGTCAAGGCTCCCGGCTTCGGCGACCGCCGCAAGGCCATGCTCGAAGATATCGCCACCCTCACCGGCGGCACCGTCATCACCGAAGAACTCGGCCGCAAGCTCGACAGCGTCCAGGTTGCCGACCTCGGCCGCGCCCGCCAGGTCCGCGTCGCCAAGGAAGAAACCACCGTTGTCGACGGCGCCGGCGCTGCTGACGCCATCAAGGCCCGCGTCGCCCAGATCAAGGCCCAGATCGAAGAATCCACCTCCGACTTCGACAAGGAAAAACTCCAGGAGCGTCTGGCCAAACTGGCTGGCGGCGTAGCCGTCATCCGTGTCGGCGCCGCCACCGAAGTCGAACTCAAAGAGAAGAAGCACCGTATCGAGGACGCTCTCAACGCCACCCGCGCCGCGGTTGAGGAAGGCATCGTCCCTGGCGGCGGCACCGCCTTCATCGACGTCCTGCCCGTGTTCGACAAACTCTCCGGCAGCGGCGACGAAATGACCGGCGTGGCCATCGTCAAGCGCGCCGTCGAAGAACCGGTCCGCCAGATCGCCAACAACGCCGGCCACGAAGGCTCGGTCGTCGTTGAGAACGTCAAGAAAGCCGGCCAGGGCAAAGGCTTCAACGCCCTCACCGAGCAATACGTTGATATGATCGCCGCCGGCATCGTCGACCCGGCCAAAGTTACCCGCTCCGCCCTGCAGAACGCCGCCTCGATCGCGGCCATGGTCCTGACCACCGAATCGCTCGTCGCCGACAAGCCGGAAAAAGAACCCCCGATGCCCCCCGGCGGCATGGGCGGCATGGGCGGCATGGGCGGCATGATGTAA